A single region of the Triticum dicoccoides isolate Atlit2015 ecotype Zavitan chromosome 2B, WEW_v2.0, whole genome shotgun sequence genome encodes:
- the LOC119363238 gene encoding adenylyl-sulfate kinase 3-like yields MEAAAAAAAPRPRATGCLTASTAAPQRASRWCPRQPRAATSSSSSSSSSSSGGSPADLGLLPRRRVSPSSAGRIAGGAPPVRARDSRAECAGGRSSAEHIGVSLEGENRALEMSSTVPKSSNIFWYDCPVGKTDRQNLLKQKGCVVWITGLSGSGKSTLACTLGRELHTRGKLAYVLDGDNLRHGLNKDLGFAAEDRAENIRRVGEVAKLFADAGLVCIASFISPYRRDRESCRALLSDGSFIEVFLNMSLELCEARDPKGLYKLARAGKIKGFTGIDDPYEAPLNCEIEIKEVDGVCPSPSDMAAQVITYLEDKGFLHE; encoded by the exons AtggaggcagcggcagcagcagcagcgccacGCCCGCGCGCCACTGGCTGCCTCACCGCCTCCACCGCAGCCCCGCAGCGCGCGAGCCGCTGGTGCCCTCGCCAACCGCGCGCcgccacttcttcctcctcctcctcctcctcctcttcaagcGGCGGAAGCCCAGCGGATCTAGGGTTGCTCCCGCGCCGCCGCGTCTCGCCCTCCTCCGCGGGGAGGATAGCGGGCGGGGCTCCGCCGGTCCGAGCCCGGGACTCCCGCGCCGAATGCGCGGGCGGCCGGTCGAGTGCGGAGCACATCGGGGTCAGCCTAG AAGGCGAGAACAGAGCTTTGGAGATGTCTTCAACTGTGCCCAAGTCATCAAATATCTTCTGGTATGATTGCCCAGTGGGCAAGACTGACCGGCAAAATCTACTGAAGCAGAAAGGGTGTGTTGTTTGGATTACAGGCCTTAGCGGTTCAG GTAAAAGTACCTTGGCATGCACATTAGGTCGAGAGCTCCATACAAGAGGGAAGCTTGCGTATGTTCTTGATGGCGATAACTTAAGACATGGTCTTAACAAGGATCTTGGCTTCGCAGCTGAAGATCGTGCTGAAAATATACGTAGAGTTG GTGAAGTTGCAAAGCTATTTGCAGATGCAGGCCTAGTGTGCATTGCTAGTTTTATATCTCCGTATAGGAGAGACCGAGAGTCTTGTCGTGCACTGTTGTCAGACGGTAGTTTTATTGAA GTTTTCTTGAACATGTCCTTGGAATTGTGTGAAGCAAGGGATCCAAAGGGCCTTTATAAGCTTGCTCGTGCAGGAAAAATAAAGG GGTTTACTGGTATTGATGACCCATATGAAGCGCCACTAAATTGCGAG
- the LOC119367599 gene encoding uncharacterized protein LOC119367599, producing the protein MASLVHQTAAPMACSDDDFMPQSFGCFGRSLSRASSARRLEYRALSGEGGEEIRRIAQEERSARAKLRWKAVAQEIMARRRGLGGGAARRRKAGFSYDSKSYALNFDQGAAAE; encoded by the coding sequence ATGGCCAGCCTGGTGCACCAGACGGCGGCGCCGATGGCGTGCAGCGACGACGACTTCATGCCGCAGAGCTTCGGGTGCTTCGGGCGGTCGCTGTCTCGGGCGTCGTCGGCCCGGCGGCTGGAGTACAGGGCGCTGAGCGGCGAGGGCGGGGAGGAGATCAGGCGCATCGCGCAGGAGGAGCGGTCGGCCAGGGCGAAGCTGCGGTGGAAGGCGGTGGCGCAGGAGATCATGGCGAGGAGGAGGGGCCTCGGCGGAGGCGCGGCGCGGAGGAGGAAGGCCGGGTTCAGCTACGACTCCAAGAGCTACGCGCTCAACTTCGACCAAGGCGCCGCCGCCGAGTAG